The window taaagattgaaaacaaaaaatgacttaccgcaaaagtttcatACCAACGGTCAACCACTGCAATCGGCGTTtgtgtccaattggcatgaggctttttgaaatctctttcaaaaatgctTCGTACAGTAGCCGCAACAGCGGGATCTTGGTCAAACCTTCAAACAAAATACGTAGAAACAAAGAATATTAATCTAGCCTCGCAAAAcgaaatttgaaaattagaaTTCTAATATGAAATCTAGTCGGCGTTTGTGTCCAATTAGAATtcgaaaatgaaattaaaacattaaaattctAATATGAAATTCAAAACATTACCAGAGAGTTACTTGAGGTCAGCGTGGATCTAGGCTCGTTAAACTTGCACGCCCATGACTATCGAGTAACTCTTCCAAAGTTAGATTGTTTAGTCGGGCAGAAGCTCCAGTAAAGGAGGAACGAGCAGGTGGAGACATACCAATCTATGGATCCGCATTAGTGGGTGTGGGGAATGATGAGAGGGCAGTGGTTGCGAGGTTGAATGACGGTTATTTTGGACCGCTGATGTGTTCTAAGAACCTGCGGAACCCCGACTACAGAGGGAACTGGTAGGTTCGAGTACACCTTGATTAGAGAGGAACCATGAAACATctataagaaaaatcaaaataaatttaaccaGATCTAAGAAAATTACTATAAAcaattgaaatagaaaaaaacaaaaattagggtttgggtTAATACATTGACGGAGAAGAtggaaaagacaaagaaagagatcGAGAAAGAGGATTGAAAAAAACCCGAAGAAGAAATCGGGAAATTAAAGAGGACTCCGATTAGGGTTTGACGGAGAAGACGAGTAAGAGAGTGAGTTTGACccaaaagaaggagaagacaaagaagaagatagaaaagaGGATTGAAACAAAGCCGAAGAAGAAATCgggaaattaaagaagattCCAATTAGGGTTTgacggagaagatgaagaagaaagtgagttGGTGCGGCTAGGGTTTGGGAGAGTGagtttgagcttcgctcaaaccAAAGCtcgtttgtatatataaatattgtgtGGCCTCGCAAATCCATTGCAGGCATTGCGACGGATTAACTATGATCCCTCACAAACCAGTCGCAACAAGCTAACAAACTGAccaataaaaatacaccaaactttgcgagggattagcgtGGGACAATCGTACATCCCTCGCAAACTTGTCGCAACAAGCCGACAAACTGACCAATTAAGATACAGCaactttgcgagggattagcaTGGATTAATCGCAGATCCCTCACAATTTTGCAAGAGATCTGCAAGGACCAATAAGAAATTCGTCACAAATCTTTCGCAAAGGTTTTCATTTTAATCAAATTGATCAGCCCATGGATGAAGAAGCTCATAAACTCAAGAACATGAACAGAGAAAAGGTAAGTAATAGTCATCACATCTCCTCATTAAAATTAACTCAATCTAAAGctcaaaagaaatacaaaacataGTTCAACATGCTTGCAAAATACAACGTTTGTAAGTGATACAGTATCTATTTCATGTTTTTCCTCTGATTTGGAAAGCTCATTGTTTGTATGGTTGGTAAATTACTGGATTATGGACTCTACATTTATCATCACATcttgatttatatatcttaGGTGTCTTAACGTCAAAGTTTGATTAAACATCTTAGCAACTTCCTTGACATGCCAATATATTCCTTGATCTCAATAGTTTCTTGTCTCTTGATGTTGGTTAGTAATGCTCTCCTTAAGTTTGCCGGTAAATGATCAAATTGCGAGGGAACCGTGAGGGGGTTCATCACACATCCCTCGCAATATGCGAGTGATCTGCGAGGCTCTATAAGAAATCTACCGCAAATCCCTCGAAAagttatatattctttttaatgaAATTCATTTTCTGAATTACTAAAAAGTACATTATCCTCATTAAAATCTACTTaatcaaaagctcaagaaaTACAAAGGATTCATTTAAACACAATCAACTTGTTCTGCATATTTCCACATCGGTAATCAGCTGGTTCTATATGCTTGCAAACTACTACGTACGTACCATGCTTGTAAGTGATACAAGgtctatttcatatttttcgTATGTTTTGAAAAGCTCATTGTTCATATGGTTGGTGATTACTGGACTATGGACTCTACATTGCAATTGTTGATCAATAAACTTCAACACTCGGTCTCATGATAATAAAAGTAAGTCACTCCACCTTAAGCATCACatcttgatttatatatatattatcttccTTGTCTTAACGTCAAAGTTTCTTTAAACATCTCAACATCTCAAAAGTTTCTAGTCTCTTGATGTTTACACAAATCCATCTCGGAACTTCACTTCAGAtttaaacctaaaccctaaaaaatctaaaccctaaacacctTAAAAATCCCTCACTGCTCCCTCACAAATTTGCAACGGATAAAGTCACTCGCTAATGCATTGAAATTCTAcgatagatttgcgagggattgtTTTCGCCTCGCCAATCAgtcgcaattccctcgcaaatttgtgaCGGTGGGATTTCCAAGGATCTTCTTCGTAACAAATTAGTCGTAAATTCATAGCATATTTCGGTCGCAGCTCTCCATTGTAATGAACGTGTTNTAAACTTCAACACTCGGTCTCATGATAATAAAAGTAAGTCACTCCACCTTAAGCATCACatcttgatttatatatatattatcttccTTGTCTTAACGTCAAAGTTTCTTTAAACATCTCAACATCTCAAAAGTTTCTAGTCTCTTGATGTTTACACAAATCCATCTCGGAACTTCACTTCAGAtttaaacctaaaccctaaaaaatctaaaccctaaacacctTAAAAATCCCTCACTGCTCCCTCACAAATTTGCAACGGATAAAGTCACTCGCTAATGCATTGAAATTCTAcgatagatttgcgagggattgtTTTCGCCTCGCCAATCAgtcgcaattccctcgcaaatttgtgaCGGTGGGATTTCCAAGGATCTTCTTCGTAACAAATTAGTCGTAAATTCATAGCATATTTCGGTCGCAGCTCTCCATTGTAATGAACGTGTTTTCTTGTTGTGCAATCAAATATTGAGTAATGAAGGAGAATGATTGTCGTATCTACAACATTGCTGAATGCTGAAAAACAATCGATAGTTATCAATCAAACAACTCACGTTCGGCTACTAAGCATTATCAATTAACGAAAACAGAAAACGAAGCAgcaagtgtaaaaaaaaataaaacatatgatGATCATTGAAGTAAAACTGGTCATGAATCAACGAACTACTAAAAAACATATGATATGTGAACATAGTATCATGCTCTCTTTGTtccaatattaaaaaaaatttaggtatttttccttgttttattttataagattattttaagtttttatgtattttttctattaatttaataatttttgattatttaaattttacagtattttttctattagtttaatttagttaaataattcaatatttagtgtttttttaattttgtgctTTTAGCCAAAAACTGTTAACAACTAAACCAGACAAAGAATTTACAATTAAACCAGACGAAGAATTTAATATCAAAGTACAAACAAACACCGAACAACTAATCAGAATTCAGAACTCAATGATAATAAATATGACATCTGTCGGAGTATAAATTCAATGTTTTGAAAACACAAAAGTCAACAAACATCAATAACAAAGCATTATTAGGATTGTCTCCATGGTACACTAAggaataatattttgtatatttttagatatagttataaaaaaaatttatacttattatttttaataaaatattaaagttttatagatatttaataatatttacaaatatttacagtatcagttattaaattaataggtgttgaacttaaaaaaattataattatataaattttattaagaataactgaataaataatttattaaattttaatatatattatttattcaatattaaataattttggttttaagttaTAATTTTAGATTAAATAATGAAAACCTCGATGAATATtatgataattattaattactatatttattgttaatgataGAAATTTAGGATATCGATGAAAAAccatactccctctgtatcataaaggttgatgttttaggatttttgaatgattttttagtttatttaacacatttttatttttaaatcaaataactaaNNNNNNNNNNNNNNNNNNNNNNNNNNNNNNNNNNNNNNNNNNNNNNNNNNNNNNNNNNNNNNNNNNNNNNNNNNNNNNNNNNNNNNNNNNNNNNNNNNNNAAACCGTTGGAATCCTTGGTAGCTTCAACTTCACTCCGCAAATGCAGCAGCTGATCGGCGAAACTTCTCAGACTTAGCAAAAATTCTTCAAAGCTTtgctctcactctctctctcttagcaGCCTTTGGgcaaacttcttctcttttctcttctccaaaGTGAGGAGAAGTGATGCTTATATAGAGGCTTGAGCGGAACGAGTATGCCACATGCAAAGGGATGAGGTGTCAGCTCTACATTCTTCAGACGTGGCGTGTTGACACCTCAGGGATAAGGTGTCACTCCCACATTCACCCAAGTTGCATGTATTGCTGGCATCAAAGAATATTTTCTTccatttactctttttttcaaTTAGAATAATGCTTAGTAGAATCTTCCACAATTAAtgctattattttattaatttctttaatttagtgGTTTCTTCTACTAAGCTCTCGCCACCTCGCCACCTCTATAATAATTTTAGTGGGTGTTTTCCCACTAAAACGCAGCACAGCTCGGTCAGTGCTCGGCTCGATGGAGTTGAGGTTTTTTGccatttcttttggttttgctttgctttttcttagactatgtttcttcttttttcttttcactaaaCTTTAAACTTTGATGATACAATCCATAGGTGTGATGATCAGTTTATACTCAATATTTTGTTCCGTTGTTATACTCTTGTTTGATTAATCCCTCCTCTTCTTTCAGGATTTCCCTAGTTCATAAGGTCGCCACATTGTGCATTGCCGCCTTTTTCATTACGTTTTGTTTTCAGAGTCTATCCTTTTTTTTAGTCATGCACTGTCTTAAAATAATCAACGAAAAGGAAGATATTGTTTAGGTCATCTCTCTAACTAACTTCTTATAGTTTAATCCAACAATGAAACGATTTGGCTTCATTAGaacattaattaataatctttaGGGTTTCAGCTGCATTACAGCACAGCAATCATGGCGACACTTTCCAACAAAATGGGACATACTATCATATAACCGTTACTTAATTACCTTTTTCTGTCTGTCTAACAAAACTAAAGTGAATATAATGCAAACTAGTAAGCGGAAAGGGGTAACAccgatttatatatatatatagtgaaaaaacGATACATAAACTGAAGCAAAGCTTTTACATAATACAAGAAGAGAACTCAATCATGCAGTTCGACTACCAAATCAACTGAGTATAATTGCTAAGAATCTTTTCCTGTGTGATTAACAAGTAAAAGCATAAAACTATAAGCGGAAAAAATATCACATGGCTACTTTGTTGATGAGATATCTATTGAGCAACATACAACTCCAGAAATTTCAGATGAACGAGAAGGAAAATATAAGATAAGTTAGCTGTGGGAACTGCATTCTGTACAGGTTTTGAGTTCAAAACATCTGTGTTGGACTATGCTTTGAGCAAAGCAAGAAACATTAAACAAGATAGATGggataagacaaaaaaattccTATAAATGTGGTATTGGAGGGGAATGTAAATGGAGGATTTATTGCTCGTATGGTAAGTCGAGTCTGAAGTGGTTGGTGAAGACTAAGTATGGACATTACAATTGCACTCCACATGGAAAATGCAAGCTTCTAAAAGGTCCAATTATTGCAAGGATTTTCTTGGACAAATTTAGGGAAATGCTAATTTAATTCCTGAAGAAATTTAAGATGTTATTGTAACACGGCGCACCCAATTGCATTGGCTTAATGTGAGGagttctaaataaaaaaattcacgCGATTGGGATGACATGAAACATGCATCTTAAAAAGAACTTACAGTGATgaggtaaaaaaattatatatcatttcTTCGGCTGACAAAATTTTGAATGTAGACGGGAATGAAATgagaaacacaaacataaaaccaaTTTAGTAATCAGAATGAAACAAAAGTGCACACGACATGAGCTTACAAGGAAGCAGTGATAAGCTTTACCCTggctattttttatttggaagcaaaaaaaaggaacataaaCATAATCACATGTCATTGTCCTTAcaggaaatgagaaaagaaatgttaCATTTAGTAACTCTATGAGGTTATATGAAAACCTTAGGGATTTTGGTAGCAGTGACAGTGTTTGTCGCTTCCCTCAACAAGCCCTTTACATGCTGGAGGACTTTCGTATGTGTATTTGCAACAGTTAAAGCAATCAGCATTTGCACCCAGGAACGGTTCTGGCCCGCACTCGTCGAGGAACGTGGAGCATGTTTGAGCCTCGGTCTTCAAAATTTCTACCAGATGACATATTCATCAAGACCATCAGCACaaaattgttatcttttttttgtattggcCATCCAATATTTCTCTTATTCTctccaattataaaataaaagaaaggtgATGTTGTCAATTCACCCTTTCTAAATCATTGGGTCCATAATCgttttctaattattaaaaaaaaatcatagttattatcttaattttttataaaacttgaaCATCTACTAATATTAtccataaataaacaaaaagagtatGTTcgagtttttgctcaaaaaaatgTGAtgaataatgaattttttttttgtaatgttgcTAACAATTTTTGTCACTTAACTACAACTGAATTGTGATATTAGTTTACTAATAGACAGACTCACACAACCTTGTCACCAAGtctttgaaataatatttacatttaacatTTGCGTACCCCAATCATTTCTTTACACATAAATGACGTTTCATCAAAATGTCTTTTATAAGggtaaaaaaattaaggatGTGAAGCAATTAAATTGATTGAGAGCGGTAAGGGAGCTTTAGTATAACACGAAAAAAACCTTCAGTATATATTCAGAATGAAACAAGAGTAGAAACAAACATGAGCTTACAATACTTTGGCGAAAGCAGTGATAAGCTTTGCCCTTGATGTTTTATTTGGAAGCAAAATAAACTTGAACGTAAACATACACACATGTCATGTCCTCACACCAAATGGAAACAAAAGTTACACTTGGTAATTATAGGAGGTTATTTCAGACATGTTTGTAGCAATGGCAATGTTTGATGGTTCCCTCAACAGCCGACCAACATGGTACATTAGGAAGTCTTGTAGGTGTTTTTGCAACACGTACAGCAATCAGCTTCTGTACCTGCGTATGGGTCAGGTCCGCACTCGCCTAAGAACACACGTTCAGAGGCAGTAGAGCACCCACCCGGACAATTAGTACCAGCCTCGCTCTTGAGGATTCCTAgatgttaaaatatttatcaaaaaatcaTCAGCACAAGATTACAACTGAATAGTATAATAGAGAACTAGGTTCAATCAATAGCGGTTGAAGCCATCACGAGGACAACCAAGAGAACGCTAAAGCTGATGGAGTTGAGGTTTATTGccatttcttttggtttttgtttgctttttcttagactatgtttcttcttttttcttttcactaaactttaaactttgaaGATGCAAATCCATAGGTGTGATGATCCATTTatactcaattaatattttgttcCAATGTTATACTCTTGTTTTATTAATCCCTCCTCTTCTTTCAGGCTTTCCCAAGTTCATAATGTCGACACATTGTACATTGCCGTCTTTTTCAttacattttgttttcagagtgtatccttttttttaatcatgcaCTGTCTTAAAATAATCAACCAAAAGGAAGATATTGCTTTGGTCATCTCTCTAActaatttcttaattataataagttattttcGTTAGTTTGTAAGTAACTATTGTTTAAAAATGACATTGTGGTGTCATGGATAGAATAAGCACGAATCTGGGCAATTTTTTAATCCAACAATGAAAACGATTTGGCTTcattaaatcattaattaataatctttaGGGTTTCAGCTGCATTACAACACAGCAATCATGGCGACACTATATCGATTTTCTTGACATTTAAGCATCTCCTTATGTGCGACATTCCAACAAAATGGGAAGTGAATATAATGCAAACTAGTAATCGGAAAGGGGAAACAACGATATATCTAGTGAAAAACGATACATAAACTGAAGCAAAGCTTTTACATAATACAAGATGAGAACTCAATCACGCAGTTCGACTACCAAATCAACTGAGTATAATTTCTAAGATTCTTTTCCTGTGATTAACAAGTAAAAGCATAAAACTATAAGCGAAAAAATATCACATGGCTAAGTAACCCCTAAATGCACATCCAACGTTGCAGGCTTATAACATCGTATTTTTGCCCATAGAGGATTAGACGTGATATTAGTGGCTTCAAGGCCAATTGCAAGCGTTTGTGCTCCAAAGATGCTTTTATAGATTTTTGAGCAAAATAGACAAAACGG is drawn from Camelina sativa cultivar DH55 chromosome 8, Cs, whole genome shotgun sequence and contains these coding sequences:
- the LOC104709586 gene encoding defensin-like protein 206; this translates as MAINLNSISFSVLLVVLVMASTEILKTEAQTCSTFLDECGPEPFLGANADCFNCCKYTYESPPACKGLVEGSDKHCHCYQNP